Proteins co-encoded in one Medicago truncatula cultivar Jemalong A17 chromosome 8, MtrunA17r5.0-ANR, whole genome shotgun sequence genomic window:
- the LOC11446305 gene encoding AAA-ATPase At2g46620: MLSYKFIILIPLTPIILFIIRYILFKTGLIHTTKKLHKKLQDFFYLYQYLKVPELNQTMQPNMFYRKVSLYLHSLPSLEDSDFTNLITGNNQNDIVLTLDSDQIIEDRFLGATVYWFYTKTEPNQTGAFVIKIRKTDKRRILSSYLHHITTMSAEIEYNGKRDLRLFVNITGGGGGGRRWRSVPFNHPSTFETMLMETDLKNRIKNDLESFLKAKNYYRRLGRVWKRSFLLYGESGTGKSSFVAAMANFLCYDVYDVDLSKIQSDSDLKFLLLETSPKSIIVVEDLDRFITAELESPATVTSVGIQNFMDGIMTSSYAEGRIMIFTMNSKEFIDPNFLRPGRVDVHIHFPVCDFSSFKALANSYLGVKEHKLFPAVDEIFRQGASLSPAEIGELMIANRNSPSRAIKSVIGALQMDGDGRGCGDMIVRRIEDDDVEDESNQGGLCGGDGFSTVKDLKKIYGLLRLRNVKRNMSGNLLVNDEGR, encoded by the coding sequence atGTTATCTTACAAATTCATAATCCTTATTCCCCTCACACCCATCATTCTTTTCATAATTCGATACATATTATTCAAAACTGGTTTAATacacacaacaaaaaaactcCACAAAAAActacaagattttttttatctttaccAATACCTCAAAGTCCCCGAACTAAACCAAACCATGCAACCGAACATGTTCTATCGTAAAGTTTCGCTTTATTTACATTCTCTTCCTTCTCTTGAAGATTCCGACTTCACCAATCTCATTACCGGAAATAATCAAAACGACATCGTTTTAACCCTAGACTCAGATCAAATCATCGAAGACAGGTTTCTCGGTGCTACGGTTTATTGGTTCTATACAaaaaccgaaccaaatcaaaccgGTGCATTTGTGATCAAGATCAGAAAAACCGATAAACGAAGAATATTAAGTAGTTATCTTCATCATATTACCACCATGTCCGCTGAAATAGAATACAACGGAAAACGTGATTTACGTTTGTTCGTTAATATCACcggcggtggtggtggtggaaggAGGTGGAGGTCTGTTCCGTTTAATCATCCATCGACATTTGAAACGATGTTAATGGAAACTGATTTGAAGAACAGAATAAAAAACGATCTCGAATCGTTTTTGAAAGCGAAGAATTATTATCGGAGACTCGGTCGTGTTTGGAAACGGAGCTTCTTGTTATACGGTGAATCCGGTACCGGAAAATCTAGCTTTGTTGCAGCCATGGCGAATTTTCTTTGCTATGATGTATATGATGTTGATCTCTCGAAAATTCAAAGCGATTCAGATTTGAAATTTCTCTTACTAGAAACATCACCTAAATCGATTATCGTTGTTGAGGATCTCGATCGGTTTATCACGGCGGAATTGGAATCTCCGGCGACCGTTACGTCGGTGGGGATTCAGAATTTCATGGACGGGATTATGACTTCGAGTTATGCCGAAGGAAGAATAATGATTTTCACGATGAATAGTAAAGAGTTTATTGATCCGAATTTTCTCCGACCGGGGCGTGTCGACGTTCATATTCATTTTCCGGtgtgtgatttttcatctttCAAAGCTTTGGCGAATAGTTACTTAGGTGTGAAGGAACACAAGCTTTTTCCGGCGGTGGATGAGATTTTCCGGCAGGGAGCGAGTTTGAGTCCGGCGGAGATAGGTGAGTTGATGATTGCGAATCGGAACTCGCCGAGTCGGGCTATTAAATCGGTTATCGGGGCATTGCAAATGGACGGTGATGGGAGAGGGTGTGGGGATATGATCGTACGGCGGATAGAAGATGATGACGTGGAAGATGAAAGTAACCAAGGTGGTCTTTGTGGTGGTGATGGTTTTTCTACGGTTAAGGATTTGAAGAAGATTTATGGTTTGCTTAGATTAAGGAATGTTAAGAGGAATATGTCGGGTAATTTATTGGTCAACGATGAAGGAAGATAA
- the LOC11409641 gene encoding ras-related protein RABA3: protein MVQGEKKQENGHKKIDYDMEEKIDYVFKVVVIGDSAVGKTQILSRFSKNEFCFDSKSTIGVEFQTRTVTINGKVIKAQIWDTAGQERYRAVTSAYYRGALGAMLVYDITKRQSFDHVAKWVEELRAHADNSIVIMLVGNKGDLVDLRMVPTEDAVEFAEDQGLFFSETSALTGVNVEGAFMKLLEEINSVVSKKALECGNVKGIALKGSKIDVISGAELEISEIKKLSSCSC, encoded by the exons ATGGTCCAGGGTGAGAAGAAGCAAGAAAATGGACACAAGAAAATAGATTATGATATGGAAGAGAAAATAGATTATGTGTTTAAGGTTGTTGTCATTGGTGACTCAGCAGTAGGAAAGACTCAAATACTATCAAGGTTTTCAAAGAATGAGTTTTGCTTTGACTCAAAGTCAACTATTGGTGTTGAATTTCAAACTAGGACTGTCACTATTAATGGTAAAGTAATTAAAGCTCAGATCTGGGATACTGCTGGCCAAGAAAG GTACAGAGCTGTAACAAGTGCATACTATAGAGGTGCATTAGGAGCAATGCTAGTATATGACATAACCAAAAGGCAATCTTTTGATCATGTTGCTAAATGGGTTGAGGAACTTAGAGCACATGCAGATAACTCAATTGTGATCATGCTAGTTGGTAACAAAGGTGACCTTGTTGATTTGAGAATGGTCCCTACTGAAGATGCAGTTGAGTTTGCAGAAGACCAAGGTTTATTCTTCTCAGAGACTTCAGCTCTTACTGGTGTGAATGTGGAGGGTGCATTTATGAAATTGCTAGAAGAGATTAATAGTGTAGTTTCTAAAAAGGCATTGGAATGTGGTAATGTGAAGGGGATTGCACTAAAAGGGTCTAAGATTGATGTAATTTCAGGTGCTGAATTGGAAATTAGTGAGATAAAGAAGTTGTCTTCATGctcttgttga
- the LOC11440895 gene encoding U-box domain-containing protein 44 yields the protein MMVVDFLSSGPTSTAISQIIETIGEFLCSANDVLVNKDSFKELSSYLERIAPILKELRNEKVSDSEAFNRAIDIMNRETKAAKLLAQECGKKSRVYLLMNCRSIVNRLENHTKELSKALGLLPLSASGLSAGILEEIKKVCDNMEKAGFKAAVAEEEILEKIESGIRENSFDRKHANNLINLIAKAVGITNEKSTMKAELEEFKKEIENARVDKKKAEAMQMDQIIALLERADAASSPNERKLKYFAKRQSLGTRILEPLQSFYCSITHDVMVEPVETSSDQTFERSAIEKWFEEGNKLCPLTLIPLDTSVLRPNKTLKQSIEEWKDRNTMITIATLKEKIHQFGDDDEVISCLKTLEDLCEQREQHREWMILEDYIQVLIQILGSRNRDIRNRALVILCVLAKDNEEAKERIVTVDNAIESIVHSLGRRQEERKLAVALLLELSKYDLAREHIGKVQGCILLLVTMSNGDDNQAARDATEVLDNLSYSDQNVILMAKANYFKHLLQRLSTGADDVKMIMAKTLAEMELTDHNKESLFVGGVLAPLLHLFLHNDLQVKTVATKALKNLSSLNRNGLEMIRQGAVRPLLDLLYHHSIHTSSLWEDVAAIIMQLAASTISQDIQTPVLLLDSDDDVFNLFPLISVTQPGVQQNIIQTFYALCQSPSSSNIKTKLNECSAIPELVRLCESENLNLRASAIKLFSCLVESCDESIIVEHVDQKCINTLLQILQSSSDDEEILSAMGIICHLPEIDQITQWILDAGVLPIIYKYVQDGRDRDLQRSNLVEKAVGALRRFTVPTHLEWQKIVAETGIITVLVQLLESGSTLTKQSAALCLAEFSKSSVSLSRPIPKQKGLLCCFSAPSEIGCKVHGGVCTVKSSFCLLAAEAIGPLTRNLGESDYGVCEASLDALLTLIEGEKLESGGKVLAKANAIPLIIKFLSSTSLGLQEKSLHALERIFQLAEFKQLYGASAQMPLVDLTQRSNGRVRSMSARVLAHLNVLHDQSSYF from the exons ATGATGGTTGTAGATTTTCTTAGTTCTGGTCCTACCTCAACTGCAATTTCTCAAATCATAGAAACTATTGGTGAGTTTCTATGCAGTGCTAATGATGTACTTGTGAATAAAGATAGTTTTAAGGAACTTAGTTCTTATTTGGAAAGAATTGCGCCGATTTTGAAAGAATTGAGGAATGAAAAAGTGAGTGATTCTGAGGCATTCAACCGTGCCATTGATATTATGAATCGCGAAACGAAAGCTGCAAAGCTACTTGCTCAGGAATGTGGTAAGAAGAGCAGGGTTTATTTGTTAATGAATTGTAGGTCGATTGTAAATCGGTTAGAAAATCACACGAAGGAGCTAAGCAAGGCGCTTGGTCTTCTTCCTTTATCAGCATCAGGTCTTTCAGCCGGAATAttggaagaaataaaaaaggtttGTGATAATATGGAGAAAGCTGGATTTAAGGCTGCGGTAGCGGAAGAAGAGATTTTAGAGAAAATCGAGTCAGGAATAAGGGAAAACAGTTTTGATCGTAAGCATgcaaataatttaataaatctCATTGCTAAGGCTGTTGGAATTACAAATGAGAAGTCGACAATGAAGGCTGAACTTGAAGAGTTTAAGAAAGAAATCGAAAATGCTCGTGTTGATAAGAAAAAGGCTGAAGCTATGCAAATGGATCAAATCATTGCTTTGTTGGAAAGAGCTGATGCAGCCTCATCACCGAACGAAAGGAAACTGAAATACTTCGCGAAACGGCAATCTTTAGGTACTCGAATCTTGGAGCCTTTACAGTCATTTTATTGTTCTATCACACATGATGTTATGGTGGAACCTGTTGAAACTTCATCAGATCAAACATTTGAGAGAAGTGCAATAGAAAAGTGGTTTGAAGAAGGAAACAAGTTGTGTCCTTTGACATTGATTCCTTTAGATACGTCGGTTTTGAGACCTaacaaaacattgaaacaaTCCATAGAAGAATGGAAAGATAGAAATACAATGATTACAATTGctactttgaaagaaaaaatacatcAGTTTGGAGATGATGATGAAGTGATAAGTTGTCTAAAAACTCTTGAGGATTTGTGTGAGCAGAGAGAGCAACACAGGGAATGGATGATACTTGAGGACTACATACAAGTTCTTATACAAATTCTTGGTTCGAGAAACCGCGATATAAGGAATCGTGCTCTTGTCATCCTTTGCGTTCTAGCAAAAGATAATGAAGAAGCTAAG GAAAGAATTGTAACAGTTGATAATGCTATTGAATCGATCGTCCATTCTCTTGGACGACGTCAGGAGGAAAGGAAGTTAGCAGTTGCATTACTGCTTGAATTATCCAAATATGATTTGGCACGAGAACACATTGGAAAAGTTCAAGGTTGCATACTTCTACTGGTGACTATGTCTAATGGTGATGACAATCAAGCTGCTAGAGATGCAACTGAAGTATTGGATAATCTTTCATACTCTGATCAGAATGTTATACTGATGGCAAAGGCAAACTATTTCAAGCATTTACTGCAACGTCTCTCCACAG GAGCAGATGATGTAAAGATGATTATGGCCAAAACATTAGCCGAAATGGAATTAACTGACCACAATAAGGAGTCCTTATTTGTTGGTGGTGTACTTGCTCCTCTTCTTCACTTGTTCTTGCATAATGATCTTCAGGTGAAAACAGTGGCCACAAAAGCTCTTAAGAATCTATCGAGTTTAAATAGAAATGGACTTGAAATGATTCGACAAGGGGCCGTGCGACCGTTGCTCGATctcctttaccatcatagcaTACACACATCAAGTTTATGGGAAGATGTAGCAGCCATTATTATGCAACTTGCTGCGTCAACTATCTCTCAAGATATCCAAACACCGGTTTTGTTACTAGATTCtgatgatgatgtttttaaCCTTTTCCCTTTAATCAGTGTGACACAACCTGGCGTGCAACAAAACATTATTCAGACCTTTTATGCCTTGTGTCAGTCACCTTCGTCTTCAAATATCAAGACGAAGCTAAATGAG TGCTCGGCTATACCAGAATTGGTTAGGTTGTGTGAGAGTGAGAATCTAAACCTAAGAGCAAGTGCTATAAAGTTGTTTTCATGCTTGGTAGAAAGTTGTGATGAATCCATCATAGTAGAGCATGTTGATCAGAAATGCATCAATACTTTACTTCAGATCCTACAATCCTCATCTGATGACGAGGAAATACTTTCTGCTATGGGAATAATATGCCATCTTCCAGAAATTGATCAGATAACTCAATGGATTCTAGATGCTGGCGTACTTCCAATCATTTATAAATATGTTCAAGACGGTAGAGACCGAGATCTTCAAAGGAGTAACTTAGTCGAGAAAGCAGTCGGTGCCTTACGTCGTTTTACGGTTCCAACACACTTGGAGTGGCAAAAAATTGTAGCTGAAACTGGTATTATAACTGTTTTAGTGCAGTTGCTTGAAAGTGGATCAACCTTGACAAAACAAAGTGCAGCGTTATGTCTTGCTGAATTTTCTAAAAGCTCGGTTAGTCTCAGCAGACCGATTCCGAAGCAAAAAGGACTACTATGTTGTTTCTCAGCTCCAAGCGAAATTGGCTGTAAAGTTCATGGAGGAGTATGCACTGTCAAGTCATCATTCTGTCTCTTAGCTGCTGAAGCAATTGGACCACTCACAAGAAATCTTGGAGAATCTGATTATGGAGTTTGTGAGGCTTCTTTGGATGCTTTATTAACATtgattgaaggtgaaaaactaGAGAGTGGTGGTAAAGTGCTTGCTAAAGCAAATGCAATaccattaataataaaatttcttagtTCTACTTCTCTTGGGTTGCAAGAAAAGTCTCTACATGCTTTGGAAAGGATTTTTCAGCTAGCAGAGTTCAAACAGTTATATGGAGCCTCAGCTCAAATGCCTCTAGTTGACTTAACTCAGAGGAGTAATGGTAGAGTTAGATCCATGTCAGCAAGAGTATTGGCTCATTTGAATGTTCTTCATGATCAGTCTTCATacttttaa